Proteins encoded by one window of Arachis ipaensis cultivar K30076 chromosome B04, Araip1.1, whole genome shotgun sequence:
- the LOC107639494 gene encoding mitogen-activated protein kinase-binding protein 1 isoform X4, producing the protein MYMELRASASHLMYSVAGKHLVSVGGYIYLWEWRSGELITKVKATSACSTVSNVSFSSDAKLIVTAGEKHLKFWVLGSSRSTQINGTKGRPASIVIHEKPTNLAIHKGSSCIYIASSVWKNSSYDNCKQAGDCLPIYALTNSGILYLVHSSLSLKKSVTLKVQKAFALSTSGKLVACACNNGAVQLFTPMSLEYLGNILYSEETAIEQDFQKLLALPDAVACQFSGLEKLVVIYGDHSLYIWDIHDVNQPARCFVLVSHSSCIWDIKNLCCENIHDPSLACTARGCFGGVSFTTCSADGTIRLWDLSLQSDLSKDAEEHDSSKMELLGSSYLVSAGTFERDAVKANLSKSGFRSLAVSSDGKHLAAGDCRGNLHIYNLQTSDYTCFQGAHDAEILTLSFSQDMSDDIAKNSYFLASGGRDCIIHLYDVGRNFDLIGSIDDHSAAVTSVNISSNSCRILSCSADSFLVLRDVVQAENGHNILQQHRQKASKFGTVYDMAVDWTCENVVTVGQDKKIKIFNTASQKLIRSYTHDKTFGEPIKVIMDPSCTYVVCSFSNKSICIYDLNTGEIVAKAIGHAEIVTGVIFLPDCKRIVSVDGDGCIFVWKLPAPLSSKILRRIMERTDPLGTRNLAQPLSFRHICSAVDCQNSKVNLEGMQSLWNNTESWDGLLCPKSCHKEASSFKFSISRLPRWAQSKVTSPNSVFKNLNYTSLEADSTSSPEVQMPSDDDSSLPKTLKSQCSSTPCRSFSNIALDNQWRAVYTVCMDSLSSPEMHNLMNTKFQEIPLSLKQDKAAIRKDQNSLGFSSHCENEELGVVSEEQVDFNNSCISSLSSEEISDIKAEQLHLDESVSESKPILEANIGSLHCEEDSDMFKQHFGSLSNTHKTESRNSVVRRFSTRYVVQQDYPGDCKRLFISPVRHITNKSMNSEEKAANYTLSKNRSLQDNKIDKLRNSSKQDPKNSPHSLLDLIYELDKCPAEESSSDNKMQEGSNETQGVFEGNEVAETISACKEAFGSLDAAAESVVQLLSKLEKCDGGEASRGAGAQFLNEASQLLPLIIEKVNAVSKLVECRKSGKQGNRLGVPELDQLFAS; encoded by the exons ATGTATATGGAGTTGCGTGCATCTGCTTCTCACCTAATG TATTCTGTTGCAGGTAAACATTTGGTATCGGTTGGGGGGTACATTTACCTTTGGGAGTGGCGAAGTGGTGAGCTAATAACAAAGGTTAAAGCAACTTCAGCTTGCTCTACTGTCTCAAATGTCAGCTTCTCATCGGATGCAAAATTAATCGTAACTGCTGGAGAAAAGCACTTGAAATTTTGGGTACTTGGATCATCTAGAAGTACACAAATAAATGGAACAAAGGGCAGGCCAGCATCAATAGTGATACATGAAAAGCCAACAAATCTTGCTATTCATAAAGGAAGCTCTTGTATATATATTGCTTCTTCTGTGTGGAAAAATAGCAGCTATGATAATTGTAAACAAGCTGGTGATTGCCTTCCAATTTATGCATTGACCAATTCAG GAATTTTGTACCTTGTTCATTCCAGTTTGTCGCTTAAGAAGTCAGTTACTTTGAAG GTCCAAAAAGCTTTTGCATTATCAACATCCGGAAAGCTAGTTGCTTGTGCCTGCAACAATGGAGCAGTCCAATTATTTACCCCCATGTCTCTAGAATACCTAGGCAACATATTATATTCAGAGGAAACAGCTATCGAACAGGATTTTCAAAAGCTGCTTGCTCTGCCTGATGCTGTTGCATGTCAGTTTTCAGGCTTAGAAAAGCTTG TGGTCATTTATGGAGATCATAGTCTCTACATCTGGGACATCCATGATGTGAATCAG CCTGCCAGATGTTTTGTGCTAGTTTCACATTCCTCATGCATATGGGATATCAAGAATCTATGCTGTGAAAACATCCATGATCCGTCCCTAGCATGCACTGCTCGAGGTTGCTTTGGGGGAGTTTCTTTTACAACATGCTCTGCTGATGGTACAATTAGGCTGTGGGATCTCTCTTTGCAATCTGATTTATCAAAAGATGCTGAAGAGCATGATTCATCGAAGATGGAACTATTGGGCTCTTCATACCTAG TAAGTGCAGGAACTTTTGAACGGGATGCAGTTAAGGCAAATCTTTCAAAATCAGGATTTCGGTCACTCGCTGTTAGTTCAGATGGAAAGCATCTAGCTGCTGGTGATTGCAGAGGAAATCTCCATATATATAACCTCCAAACTTCAGATTACACATGTTTTCAG GGTGCTCATGATGCAGAGATTCTTACATTAAGCTTTAGCCAGGACATGTCTGATGACATTGCAAAAAACAGCTACTTTCTTGCTTCTGGGGGACGAGATTGCATAATCCATCTGTATGATGTGGGCAG AAACTTTGATCTCATTGGCAGCATCGATGATCATTCAGCTGCAGTGACATCTGTGAATATTAGCAGCAACAGTTGCAGGATCCTCAGTTGTAGTGCGGATAG TTTCCTAGTGCTCCGTGATGTAGTGCAAGCAGAAAATGGTCATAACATTTTACAGCAACATCGTCAAAAGGCTTCAAAATTTGGAACTGTTTATGACATGGCTGTGGATTGGACATGTGAGAATGTTGTCACAGTTGGGCAG GATAAGAAGATAAAGATTTTTAACACAGCTTCTCAGAAGCTAATTCGGTCGTACACTCATGACAAAACTTTTGGAGAACCTATAAAG GTTATAATGGATCCAAGCTGCACTTATGTTGTCTGCTCGTTCTctaacaagtccatctgcatatATGACTTAAACACTGGAGAGATAGTTGCAAAGGCCATTGGGCATGCTGAAATTGTAACTGGTGTCATCTTCTTGCCTGATTGCAAGCGCATAGTTTCA GTAGATGGTGATGGGTGTATTTTTGTATGGAAATTGCCTGCCCCACTGTCTTCTAAGATATTGAGGAGAATAATGGAAAGAACTGATCCATTGGGTACAAGGAATTTAGCTCAGCCTCTCTCTTTTCGTCATATATGTAGTGCAGTGGATTGTCAGAACTCCAAGGTCAATCTTGAGGGTATGCAGTCATTATGGAACAACACTGAAAGCTGGGATGGATTACTTTGCCCAAAGAGTTGTCATAAAGAGGCTTCATCTTTTAAATTTAGCATTTCTAGACTTCCAAGATGGGCACAATCAAAAGTGACCAGCCCCAACTCCGTCTTCAAGAATCTTAACTATACTTCATTAGAG GCAGATAGTACTTCATCCCCAGAAGTTCAAATGCCATCTGATGATGATTCTTCATTGCCAAAGACTCTGAAATCTCAATGTTCTTCAACCCCTTGCAGAAGTTTTAG CAATATTGCTTTGGACAACCAGTGGCGTGCTGTTTACACTGTTTGCATGGACTCTCTTTCCTCCCCGGAAATGCACAATCTTATGAACACAAAGTTTCAAGAGATTCCCTTAAGTTTAA AACAGGATAAGGCTGCAATTAGGAAGGACCAGAATTCATTAGGTTTCAGTAGCCATTGTGAAAATGAAGAGTTAGGTGTTGTTTCAGAAGAGCAAGTTGACTTCAATAATAGTTGTATTTCTTCTTTGTCTTCTGAAGAAATTTCTGATATAAAAGCAGAGCAGCTCCATTTAGATGAATCTGTAAGTGAGTCAAAACCAATTCTTGAAGCTAACATTGGCAGTTTGCATTGTGAAGAAGACAGTGATATGTTTAAGCAACATTTTGGCAGCTTATCAAATACACACAAG ACAGAGTCAAGAAATTCAGTAGTTAGAAGGTTTTCTACAAGGTATGTTGTGCAGCAGGATTACCCAGGAGATTGCAAGAGACTATTTATCAGTCCTGtcagacatataactaataaaagcaTGAACTCTGAGGAAAAAGCTGCAAATTATACCTTATCCAAAAACAGATCCTTGCAGGACAACAAAATTGACAAATTAAGAAATTCTTCTAAGCAG GACCCCAAGAATTCACCACATAGTTTATTAGATTTAATATATGAATTAGACAAATGCCCTGCTGAGGAAAGTTCAAGTGATAATAAGATGCAAGAAGGAAGTAATGAGACACAAGGTGTTTTTGAAGGGAATGAAGTAGCAGAGACCATATCTGCATGCAAAGAAGCATTTGGTAGCTTGGATGCTGCAGCCGAGAGTGTGGTGCAATTGTTGTCGAAATTAGAAAAATGCGACGGAGGCGAGGCTTCTAGGGGAGCTGGGGCTCAATTTTTGAATGAGGCATCTCAGCTACTTCCACTCATTATTGAGAAAGTCAATGCAGTTTCTAAATTGGTGGAATGCAGGAAGAGTGGTAAGCAAGGAAATAGACTAGGTGTTCCAGAATTGGATCAATTGTTTGCAAGTTAG
- the LOC107639494 gene encoding uncharacterized protein LOC107639494 isoform X5: MEQRAGILYLVHSSLSLKKSVTLKVQKAFALSTSGKLVACACNNGAVQLFTPMSLEYLGNILYSEETAIEQDFQKLLALPDAVACQFSGLEKLVVIYGDHSLYIWDIHDVNQPARCFVLVSHSSCIWDIKNLCCENIHDPSLACTARGCFGGVSFTTCSADGTIRLWDLSLQSDLSKDAEEHDSSKMELLGSSYLVSAGTFERDAVKANLSKSGFRSLAVSSDGKHLAAGDCRGNLHIYNLQTSDYTCFQGAHDAEILTLSFSQDMSDDIAKNSYFLASGGRDCIIHLYDVGRNFDLIGSIDDHSAAVTSVNISSNSCRILSCSADSFLVLRDVVQAENGHNILQQHRQKASKFGTVYDMAVDWTCENVVTVGQDKKIKIFNTASQKLIRSYTHDKTFGEPIKVIMDPSCTYVVCSFSNKSICIYDLNTGEIVAKAIGHAEIVTGVIFLPDCKRIVSVDGDGCIFVWKLPAPLSSKILRRIMERTDPLGTRNLAQPLSFRHICSAVDCQNSKVNLEGMQSLWNNTESWDGLLCPKSCHKEASSFKFSISRLPRWAQSKVTSPNSVFKNLNYTSLEADSTSSPEVQMPSDDDSSLPKTLKSQCSSTPCRSFSNIALDNQWRAVYTVCMDSLSSPEMHNLMNTKFQEIPLSLKQDKAAIRKDQNSLGFSSHCENEELGVVSEEQVDFNNSCISSLSSEEISDIKAEQLHLDESVSESKPILEANIGSLHCEEDSDMFKQHFGSLSNTHKTESRNSVVRRFSTRYVVQQDYPGDCKRLFISPVRHITNKSMNSEEKAANYTLSKNRSLQDNKIDKLRNSSKQDPKNSPHSLLDLIYELDKCPAEESSSDNKMQEGSNETQGVFEGNEVAETISACKEAFGSLDAAAESVVQLLSKLEKCDGGEASRGAGAQFLNEASQLLPLIIEKVNAVSKLVECRKSGKQGNRLGVPELDQLFAS, translated from the exons ATGGAACAAAGGGCAG GAATTTTGTACCTTGTTCATTCCAGTTTGTCGCTTAAGAAGTCAGTTACTTTGAAG GTCCAAAAAGCTTTTGCATTATCAACATCCGGAAAGCTAGTTGCTTGTGCCTGCAACAATGGAGCAGTCCAATTATTTACCCCCATGTCTCTAGAATACCTAGGCAACATATTATATTCAGAGGAAACAGCTATCGAACAGGATTTTCAAAAGCTGCTTGCTCTGCCTGATGCTGTTGCATGTCAGTTTTCAGGCTTAGAAAAGCTTG TGGTCATTTATGGAGATCATAGTCTCTACATCTGGGACATCCATGATGTGAATCAG CCTGCCAGATGTTTTGTGCTAGTTTCACATTCCTCATGCATATGGGATATCAAGAATCTATGCTGTGAAAACATCCATGATCCGTCCCTAGCATGCACTGCTCGAGGTTGCTTTGGGGGAGTTTCTTTTACAACATGCTCTGCTGATGGTACAATTAGGCTGTGGGATCTCTCTTTGCAATCTGATTTATCAAAAGATGCTGAAGAGCATGATTCATCGAAGATGGAACTATTGGGCTCTTCATACCTAG TAAGTGCAGGAACTTTTGAACGGGATGCAGTTAAGGCAAATCTTTCAAAATCAGGATTTCGGTCACTCGCTGTTAGTTCAGATGGAAAGCATCTAGCTGCTGGTGATTGCAGAGGAAATCTCCATATATATAACCTCCAAACTTCAGATTACACATGTTTTCAG GGTGCTCATGATGCAGAGATTCTTACATTAAGCTTTAGCCAGGACATGTCTGATGACATTGCAAAAAACAGCTACTTTCTTGCTTCTGGGGGACGAGATTGCATAATCCATCTGTATGATGTGGGCAG AAACTTTGATCTCATTGGCAGCATCGATGATCATTCAGCTGCAGTGACATCTGTGAATATTAGCAGCAACAGTTGCAGGATCCTCAGTTGTAGTGCGGATAG TTTCCTAGTGCTCCGTGATGTAGTGCAAGCAGAAAATGGTCATAACATTTTACAGCAACATCGTCAAAAGGCTTCAAAATTTGGAACTGTTTATGACATGGCTGTGGATTGGACATGTGAGAATGTTGTCACAGTTGGGCAG GATAAGAAGATAAAGATTTTTAACACAGCTTCTCAGAAGCTAATTCGGTCGTACACTCATGACAAAACTTTTGGAGAACCTATAAAG GTTATAATGGATCCAAGCTGCACTTATGTTGTCTGCTCGTTCTctaacaagtccatctgcatatATGACTTAAACACTGGAGAGATAGTTGCAAAGGCCATTGGGCATGCTGAAATTGTAACTGGTGTCATCTTCTTGCCTGATTGCAAGCGCATAGTTTCA GTAGATGGTGATGGGTGTATTTTTGTATGGAAATTGCCTGCCCCACTGTCTTCTAAGATATTGAGGAGAATAATGGAAAGAACTGATCCATTGGGTACAAGGAATTTAGCTCAGCCTCTCTCTTTTCGTCATATATGTAGTGCAGTGGATTGTCAGAACTCCAAGGTCAATCTTGAGGGTATGCAGTCATTATGGAACAACACTGAAAGCTGGGATGGATTACTTTGCCCAAAGAGTTGTCATAAAGAGGCTTCATCTTTTAAATTTAGCATTTCTAGACTTCCAAGATGGGCACAATCAAAAGTGACCAGCCCCAACTCCGTCTTCAAGAATCTTAACTATACTTCATTAGAG GCAGATAGTACTTCATCCCCAGAAGTTCAAATGCCATCTGATGATGATTCTTCATTGCCAAAGACTCTGAAATCTCAATGTTCTTCAACCCCTTGCAGAAGTTTTAG CAATATTGCTTTGGACAACCAGTGGCGTGCTGTTTACACTGTTTGCATGGACTCTCTTTCCTCCCCGGAAATGCACAATCTTATGAACACAAAGTTTCAAGAGATTCCCTTAAGTTTAA AACAGGATAAGGCTGCAATTAGGAAGGACCAGAATTCATTAGGTTTCAGTAGCCATTGTGAAAATGAAGAGTTAGGTGTTGTTTCAGAAGAGCAAGTTGACTTCAATAATAGTTGTATTTCTTCTTTGTCTTCTGAAGAAATTTCTGATATAAAAGCAGAGCAGCTCCATTTAGATGAATCTGTAAGTGAGTCAAAACCAATTCTTGAAGCTAACATTGGCAGTTTGCATTGTGAAGAAGACAGTGATATGTTTAAGCAACATTTTGGCAGCTTATCAAATACACACAAG ACAGAGTCAAGAAATTCAGTAGTTAGAAGGTTTTCTACAAGGTATGTTGTGCAGCAGGATTACCCAGGAGATTGCAAGAGACTATTTATCAGTCCTGtcagacatataactaataaaagcaTGAACTCTGAGGAAAAAGCTGCAAATTATACCTTATCCAAAAACAGATCCTTGCAGGACAACAAAATTGACAAATTAAGAAATTCTTCTAAGCAG GACCCCAAGAATTCACCACATAGTTTATTAGATTTAATATATGAATTAGACAAATGCCCTGCTGAGGAAAGTTCAAGTGATAATAAGATGCAAGAAGGAAGTAATGAGACACAAGGTGTTTTTGAAGGGAATGAAGTAGCAGAGACCATATCTGCATGCAAAGAAGCATTTGGTAGCTTGGATGCTGCAGCCGAGAGTGTGGTGCAATTGTTGTCGAAATTAGAAAAATGCGACGGAGGCGAGGCTTCTAGGGGAGCTGGGGCTCAATTTTTGAATGAGGCATCTCAGCTACTTCCACTCATTATTGAGAAAGTCAATGCAGTTTCTAAATTGGTGGAATGCAGGAAGAGTGGTAAGCAAGGAAATAGACTAGGTGTTCCAGAATTGGATCAATTGTTTGCAAGTTAG